A genomic window from Motacilla alba alba isolate MOTALB_02 chromosome 2, Motacilla_alba_V1.0_pri, whole genome shotgun sequence includes:
- the RNF32 gene encoding LOW QUALITY PROTEIN: RING finger protein 32 (The sequence of the model RefSeq protein was modified relative to this genomic sequence to represent the inferred CDS: inserted 5 bases in 3 codons; deleted 2 bases in 1 codon; substituted 3 bases at 3 genomic stop codons), with the protein MSLECLKQPFAFEVEALDWFEVFFAFWGCSSKQETRAVSAVALQDHITHNHQLQDXLEHLKSRTRNTKNFYKPXIKEIVRIIIDTGPTKKSTXSKEDAKNYNLLDPSAPQLTLDQKSVVEHPSLSFPAEEWVERKRCTQHGKSIQCCPIFRTEFSIQPRVLHSCSHVVHQSCLKTFEKFTGKKXCPMCRKEQYQTRVIHDGARLVKLNXLGKIXVSWRGYTVRKESKDLREAVPPKDRKLRKQLFDKIFYYGYSSNPASYLPRASFRVPAFSTCLPTFQKPLEDLHPIERPQQ; encoded by the exons ATGTCCTTGGAGTGTTTGAAGCAACCTTTTGCATTTGAAGTGGAGGCTCTTG attggtttgaggttttttttgctttttggggctgctcctccaagCAAGAGACAAGAGCAGTTTCTGCAGTTGCTCTGCAGGATCATATAACACACAATCATCAGCTGCAGGA CCTTGAACATCTCAAGTCAAGGACAAGGAATACCAAGAACTTTTACAAA CCCTGAATAAAAGAAATAGTCAGAATAATAATAGATACTGGACCAACAAAAAAGAGCA AAAGCAAGGAAGATGCAAAAAATTATAATCTTCTTGACCCCAGTGCTCCACAGCTGACATTAG ATCAG AAATCAGTAGTTGAGCACCCTTCCTTGTCGTTTCCTGCTGAAGAATGGGTAGAAAGAAAGAGATGCACACAGCATGGAAAATCCATACAGTGCTGTCCAATATTCAGGACGGAATTTTCAATTCAACCCAGG GTGCTGCATTCATGTTCCCATGTAGTCCA tcagtcatgcCTGAAAACCTTTGAAAAATTTACAGGTAAAAA TTGTCCTATGTGTAGAAAAGAGCAGTATCAGACCAGAGTAATACATGATGGGGCACGCTTAgttaaattgaattaattagGTAA AATTTAAGTTTCCTGGAGGGGATATACTGTTAGAAAAGAGTCTAAAGACTTAAGGGAAGCAGTGCCTCCTAAGGATAGAAAATTAAGAAAGCAACTATTTGATAAAATCTTTTACT ATGGCTACAGCAGCAACCCTGCAAGCTACCTGCCCCGGGCTAGCTTTAGGGTGCCTGCCTtcagcacctgcctgcccacaTTTCAAAAGCCACTGGAAGATCTTCATCCAATAGAGAGGCCTCAGCAGTAG